From the genome of Leptospiraceae bacterium, one region includes:
- a CDS encoding S-adenosylmethionine decarboxylase, which produces MITNTGIKTISRYSFLNSHIALTEVSEGRYTLTSTAPIRKGETVAIWGGKVVSSEKLNTLQYSSAHQIESDFFLVTPIHDDGPESIHYIKVAENPNCETKGQITLVAAREINAGEEITYNPAIRNFLSPTRASEFFKRGENSFADGAWGLLSSIDLVNCKPATIRDAEAIKRYVYELCDLIDMKRFGECHVVHFGEDERVAGFSMFQLIETSCISAHFANESNTSYIDIFSCKAYDPVVAAEFTKKFFEGSNYRMTVTNRF; this is translated from the coding sequence ATGATAACAAATACAGGGATTAAAACAATTTCTCGTTATTCTTTCTTGAATAGTCATATCGCCCTAACTGAGGTTTCAGAAGGCCGCTACACCCTTACCAGCACCGCTCCCATAAGAAAAGGTGAAACGGTTGCTATCTGGGGAGGAAAGGTAGTTTCCAGCGAGAAGCTGAATACTTTGCAATATTCCAGTGCACACCAGATCGAATCCGACTTCTTTCTGGTTACTCCTATTCATGATGATGGACCGGAGTCAATTCACTACATTAAAGTTGCCGAGAATCCTAATTGCGAAACAAAAGGTCAAATAACTCTTGTTGCAGCCAGGGAAATAAATGCCGGGGAAGAAATTACTTATAATCCGGCTATAAGGAATTTTTTATCTCCAACACGCGCGAGTGAATTCTTCAAAAGAGGAGAAAATAGCTTTGCTGATGGAGCCTGGGGGCTTCTGAGTAGCATTGACCTTGTCAATTGTAAGCCTGCAACTATTCGTGATGCTGAAGCTATCAAGCGCTATGTTTATGAACTCTGTGACCTGATTGATATGAAGCGTTTTGGAGAGTGCCATGTCGTGCATTTTGGTGAAGATGAAAGAGTCGCCGGTTTCTCCATGTTTCAATTAATTGAAACCTCCTGTATCTCGGCTCATTTCGCTAATGAATCCAATACTTCCTATATTGATATCTTCTCCTGTAAAGCTTATGACCCGGTAGTCGCGGCTGAGTTTACTAAGAAGTTCTTTGAAGGCAGTAACTATAGAATGACAGTAACAAATAGGTTCTAA
- a CDS encoding S-adenosylmethionine decarboxylase proenzyme has product MNALGKHVIAEFYDCDSDIINNQEVIEHIMLEAVELSGATVVMPAFHKFSPHGVSGMVVVSESHFSIHTWPEYGYCAVDVFTCGDLIDNDIALNHMKVHFKANNVSVVEMKRGVLNLGVELHHKPPVSVG; this is encoded by the coding sequence ATGAATGCATTAGGGAAGCATGTAATAGCAGAATTCTATGATTGTGATTCGGACATCATTAACAATCAGGAAGTTATTGAGCACATTATGCTGGAAGCTGTGGAACTTTCCGGAGCTACGGTTGTAATGCCTGCTTTTCATAAATTCAGTCCCCATGGTGTAAGTGGCATGGTGGTTGTTTCCGAGTCCCATTTTAGTATCCATACATGGCCGGAATATGGTTATTGTGCGGTTGATGTCTTCACCTGTGGAGATTTAATCGACAATGATATAGCTTTAAACCATATGAAAGTTCATTTCAAGGCAAATAATGTATCAGTTGTGGAAATGAAGCGCGGAGTTCTTAATCTTGGTGTTGAGCTTCACCACAAACCACCGGTAAGTGTAGGATGA
- the pyrF gene encoding orotidine-5'-phosphate decarboxylase — protein MFVEKLRKQISKKKSLLCIGLDPDREKLPEILKYEKEAFFLFCREIVDSTSDFAISYKPNIAFFERFGSKGIAEFERLVLYIRETHPEIPIVADVKRGDLFNTAKEYAAYYLADLQVDALTLSPYMGKDSLSPYLSYKGKFAFILCLTSNTGSNDLQKLKIVDSNAYLYEETANFVSRLNQEFPDSCGLVVGGTHPQELSNLRQKHPDLYFLIPGYGAQGGSLEDIYRASGLNSLINSSRGIIYASSDSDFAEKAAIKASEIQEDFKKLFKS, from the coding sequence ATGTTTGTAGAAAAGTTAAGAAAGCAAATTAGTAAGAAAAAAAGTCTGCTCTGCATAGGTTTAGATCCGGATCGAGAAAAACTTCCGGAAATTTTAAAATATGAGAAAGAAGCCTTCTTCCTTTTTTGTAGAGAAATTGTAGATTCAACTTCCGATTTCGCTATCAGCTATAAACCTAATATAGCCTTTTTTGAAAGGTTTGGAAGTAAGGGCATCGCAGAATTTGAAAGACTTGTTCTTTATATTCGAGAAACCCATCCTGAAATTCCAATTGTTGCTGATGTCAAACGTGGTGATTTATTTAATACAGCCAAAGAATATGCCGCATATTATCTGGCAGACCTACAGGTGGACGCTCTGACTCTATCTCCCTATATGGGAAAAGATAGCCTCAGTCCTTACCTCAGTTATAAAGGCAAATTTGCTTTTATTCTCTGTTTAACATCAAATACGGGATCAAATGATTTGCAAAAATTAAAAATTGTTGATTCTAATGCCTATCTGTATGAAGAAACTGCAAATTTTGTTTCTCGATTAAACCAGGAATTTCCCGACTCCTGCGGTTTAGTGGTTGGTGGAACCCATCCACAAGAATTGAGTAATTTACGACAGAAACACCCGGATTTGTATTTCCTCATACCGGGTTACGGAGCCCAGGGTGGATCTTTAGAAGATATTTATAGAGCTTCCGGTTTGAACTCCCTGATAAATTCTTCAAGAGGAATTATTTACGCTTCTTCCGATTCTGATTTTGCTGAAAAAGCAGCTATAAAAGCTTCTGAAATTCAGGAGGATTTTAAAAAATTATTCAAATCTTAA
- a CDS encoding response regulator, translating into MPHKHSILCIDTDNDNLEILRDILSYSFTVIPASNSRDAINALTVNPLGIHTIVLDYNFLSEEDKNLFLKFQELGFSIPVLVLLPQNHIERRMAAFRRGAFDYILKPIVNEELLMKVSKAIELYELRKFKRTSDDKKEKELQERIYWNTWRENKAEDSLNKEKEALVENLRTSLSQGKGFGNIISCLNLIKAMAIVEGTNCLIPLEAMDLLYESAVVAEDVIRMLEKIENVIRYNLKTETIHPSEILKILEILILEIEEYSQKRGIEFIVGTFPETTDKSIMIDKKHFADAVKELLFNALRFSSQNSNVYILFRVETIHFCISILNSPREDLPEKQYFSEDEKYILEPFFRNTKVIFEDIPGLDSGLGLTYADRVIKKHGGSLNLSCSRNHLDTSGSEYVNVIDLRFPLI; encoded by the coding sequence ATGCCCCATAAACATTCGATCCTCTGCATCGATACTGACAATGATAATCTTGAGATCTTGAGGGATATTTTATCCTATAGTTTTACTGTCATTCCGGCCTCTAATAGTCGTGATGCAATAAATGCGCTGACTGTAAATCCCCTGGGTATTCACACAATTGTCTTAGACTATAATTTTCTGAGTGAGGAGGATAAGAATCTTTTTTTAAAATTTCAAGAACTGGGTTTTTCTATACCGGTTTTAGTTTTATTACCCCAGAACCATATAGAAAGACGGATGGCAGCATTTCGCAGGGGTGCTTTTGACTATATACTGAAACCCATTGTTAATGAAGAACTTCTCATGAAGGTCAGCAAAGCAATTGAACTTTATGAGTTAAGAAAGTTTAAACGAACTTCTGATGATAAAAAGGAAAAAGAGCTACAGGAACGAATCTATTGGAATACCTGGAGGGAAAACAAGGCAGAGGACAGTCTGAATAAAGAAAAAGAAGCTCTTGTTGAAAATCTCCGCACCAGCTTAAGTCAGGGAAAAGGTTTTGGAAATATCATCTCCTGTCTAAATTTAATTAAAGCAATGGCTATTGTTGAAGGAACAAACTGCCTCATCCCTCTTGAAGCTATGGATTTACTATATGAGAGCGCTGTCGTAGCAGAAGATGTTATTCGTATGTTGGAAAAAATTGAAAATGTAATTCGCTATAACTTGAAAACTGAAACAATACATCCTTCTGAAATTTTAAAGATCTTAGAAATTCTAATATTAGAAATAGAAGAGTATTCACAGAAAAGAGGTATTGAGTTTATTGTAGGAACTTTTCCGGAAACAACGGATAAAAGTATAATGATTGATAAAAAGCATTTTGCAGACGCTGTAAAGGAATTATTGTTTAATGCTCTTCGCTTTTCTTCCCAGAACTCAAATGTTTATATTCTTTTTAGGGTGGAAACCATACATTTTTGTATTTCAATTTTAAATTCTCCCAGAGAAGATCTTCCCGAAAAACAATACTTTTCGGAAGATGAAAAATATATTTTAGAACCTTTTTTTCGAAACACCAAAGTTATTTTTGAGGATATACCGGGGCTTGATTCCGGTCTGGGTCTCACCTATGCTGATAGAGTTATTAAAAAACATGGTGGTTCTCTAAATTTAAGCTGTTCCAGGAACCACCTCGATACCTCCGGATCTGAGTATGTAAATGTGATTGATTTACGTTTTCCCCTTATATAG
- a CDS encoding class I SAM-dependent methyltransferase, which produces MNITLEDNSIQEQVITKNFYRSLVISSLDEMKAGTLCLIEPDGTIITLGGGKLESTNYYNSGFIKIHSFDFYRRCVLYGDIGFAESYMEELWDTDDLSKVLSWFLLNIDNNPSLSGSKMKNIGINLLKGINLLLHRFRENSIKGSKKNIVAHYDLGNDFYSLFLDKTMTYSSAIFKTYKEDLEEAQIAKYSSLAESLQLKPNMHILEIGSGWGGFSQFLVKEYACKVHTVTISDEQYKYVKNIIEQEGLKGKLTVELSDYRLLKGSYDRIVSIEMLEAVGDKYYETYFKKCHELLKKDGLLGIQVITSPDSRYEEIKKGVDFIQKYIFPGSLIPSLARLNKAINKTGDLFMHNLLDMGLSYAHTLRLWKENFNRKLEDVRTLGFDEKFIRMWNYYLSYCEVAFQMRNITVVQAVYTRPNNLSLG; this is translated from the coding sequence ATGAACATTACTCTGGAAGATAATAGCATTCAGGAACAGGTCATAACAAAAAATTTTTATAGAAGTCTGGTCATTTCAAGCTTAGATGAAATGAAAGCCGGAACTCTGTGTTTAATAGAGCCTGATGGAACTATTATAACACTCGGAGGTGGAAAGCTTGAATCTACAAATTATTATAATTCAGGTTTTATAAAAATTCATTCCTTTGATTTTTATAGACGTTGTGTATTATACGGAGACATAGGTTTTGCAGAAAGTTATATGGAAGAACTCTGGGATACTGATGATTTAAGTAAGGTTTTATCCTGGTTTCTCTTGAATATAGATAACAACCCATCTCTCTCAGGAAGTAAAATGAAAAATATTGGAATAAATTTACTAAAAGGAATAAATCTTTTATTGCATCGCTTTCGTGAAAATTCCATAAAAGGGAGCAAGAAAAATATTGTAGCACATTACGATCTGGGAAATGATTTTTATTCTTTGTTTTTGGATAAGACTATGACTTACTCCTCGGCAATATTTAAAACTTATAAAGAGGATTTGGAGGAAGCTCAGATAGCAAAGTATTCTTCCCTCGCAGAAAGTTTACAATTAAAACCGAATATGCATATTTTAGAGATAGGAAGCGGCTGGGGAGGATTTAGTCAATTTTTAGTAAAAGAATATGCTTGCAAAGTTCATACAGTAACTATTTCGGATGAGCAATATAAATATGTTAAAAATATAATAGAGCAGGAAGGACTTAAAGGAAAGCTTACGGTAGAATTATCGGATTATAGACTATTAAAAGGAAGTTATGATAGGATAGTATCAATTGAAATGTTAGAAGCAGTTGGAGATAAATACTACGAAACCTATTTTAAGAAATGTCATGAGCTTTTAAAGAAAGATGGTCTTTTGGGAATCCAGGTGATTACATCACCGGACTCCAGATATGAAGAGATAAAGAAAGGAGTTGATTTTATACAAAAATATATATTCCCGGGTTCACTGATTCCTTCCCTGGCAAGGTTGAATAAGGCTATAAATAAAACAGGAGACCTATTCATGCACAATTTACTGGATATGGGTTTAAGCTATGCTCACACATTGCGTTTGTGGAAAGAAAATTTTAATAGAAAGTTAGAAGATGTTCGAACTCTCGGATTTGATGAGAAGTTTATAAGGATGTGGAATTATTATCTTTCCTATTGCGAAGTTGCTTTTCAAATGCGAAATATAACGGTAGTTCAGGCTGTTTATACAAGACCTAATAATCTCAGTCTGGGATAA
- a CDS encoding DUF1365 domain-containing protein, with amino-acid sequence MDLNSKIYDCVLSHHRLFPKKNSFTYKAFTFFLDLDEIESISKKMKLFSKGKFNLFSFAEQDHILLGNKNLKDSIIQLAKENGVNEKITKVYLLTNLRILGYVFNPVSFYFCLNQDKLLCAVAEVNNTFGERKPYFIPLQEDGKSFYLKTPKYFYVSPFLDLDMDFEFKLNFPKEKLNLTVNTLSEGRMMLLSNYKGKEILLSDSALLKYFFIMPFFTLKVIFLIHWQAFILLLKKIPYHKKDENIELQKGVHLGKDI; translated from the coding sequence ATGGACTTAAATTCAAAGATCTATGATTGTGTTTTATCTCATCACAGATTATTTCCTAAAAAGAATAGTTTTACATATAAAGCATTTACATTTTTCTTGGATTTAGATGAGATAGAATCTATTTCTAAAAAAATGAAACTTTTTAGTAAAGGGAAGTTTAACTTATTTAGTTTTGCAGAACAAGACCATATTCTTTTAGGTAATAAAAATCTAAAAGATTCAATCATTCAATTAGCGAAAGAAAATGGTGTTAATGAAAAAATAACAAAAGTCTATCTCTTAACCAACCTTAGAATTTTAGGTTATGTTTTTAATCCTGTTTCTTTTTATTTTTGTTTGAATCAAGATAAATTACTCTGTGCTGTAGCGGAAGTAAATAATACCTTCGGAGAACGCAAACCGTATTTTATACCTTTACAAGAAGATGGTAAATCTTTTTATTTAAAAACTCCCAAGTATTTTTATGTATCTCCTTTCCTTGATTTAGATATGGACTTTGAGTTTAAGTTGAATTTTCCTAAAGAGAAGTTAAACTTAACAGTAAATACTTTGTCCGAAGGAAGAATGATGTTGTTATCTAACTATAAGGGGAAAGAAATACTATTATCTGATTCAGCACTTTTGAAATATTTTTTTATAATGCCTTTTTTTACCTTAAAAGTCATTTTTTTAATTCATTGGCAGGCATTCATTCTTTTACTTAAAAAAATACCTTATCATAAAAAAGATGAAAATATAGAATTACAAAAAGGAGTACATCTTGGAAAAGACATATAA
- the speE gene encoding polyamine aminopropyltransferase encodes MELWFEEKLDVKEGRVMRLRVDRTLETIQTPFQRIDVFETPAFGRMFTLDDVIMVTEKDEFSYHEMIAHVPMMTHPSPERVLVIGGGDGGTVREVLKHKTVKEVHLCEIDKGVVDIAYKYFPEISNAMKDSRVKHFYEDGAAFVENHKGYYDVILVDSSDPIGPAEILFKRPFYEGLRNALRETGVVATQAESYQYHGDIIKGLYKFIPEVFEEYGYYWTAIPTYPSGLIGFTLLSNKIDPYSVEPDPTRIPEGLKYYSKDIHKACMVLPKFASEYIPKKRK; translated from the coding sequence ATGGAATTATGGTTTGAAGAAAAACTTGATGTAAAAGAGGGAAGGGTAATGCGCTTGAGGGTTGATAGAACTCTTGAGACAATCCAAACTCCTTTTCAGAGAATTGATGTTTTTGAAACACCGGCATTCGGTAGAATGTTCACTCTCGATGATGTGATCATGGTAACAGAAAAAGATGAATTTTCCTACCACGAAATGATTGCTCACGTTCCAATGATGACGCACCCTTCACCGGAGAGAGTTCTGGTTATCGGAGGAGGGGACGGTGGTACAGTTCGTGAAGTTCTGAAGCACAAAACAGTTAAAGAAGTTCATCTTTGCGAAATCGATAAAGGTGTTGTAGATATTGCCTATAAATACTTTCCGGAAATCTCCAATGCAATGAAGGATTCTCGAGTAAAGCATTTTTATGAAGATGGTGCAGCCTTTGTTGAGAATCATAAAGGCTACTATGATGTAATTCTTGTTGATTCTTCTGATCCCATAGGTCCTGCAGAGATTCTATTTAAAAGACCCTTTTATGAGGGACTCCGAAATGCGCTTCGTGAAACCGGTGTTGTAGCTACTCAGGCCGAAAGTTATCAATATCATGGAGATATAATAAAAGGCTTGTATAAGTTCATTCCGGAAGTATTTGAAGAATACGGGTATTATTGGACGGCTATACCAACTTATCCTTCCGGACTGATTGGTTTTACCCTACTATCCAATAAAATTGACCCTTATTCAGTAGAACCGGATCCAACACGAATTCCGGAGGGATTAAAATATTACTCAAAGGATATTCATAAAGCCTGTATGGTTTTGCCCAAATTCGCAAGTGAATATATTCCTAAAAAGAGGAAGTAA
- a CDS encoding aconitate hydratase codes for MAFDIEMIQASYANFPERIKNVRKLLNRPLTLTEKILYAHLWENQVPEKAFERGVSYVEFTPDRVAMQDATAQMALLQFMQAGRKKVAVPSTVHCDHLIQAKDGSKSDLEVAVNTNKEVYDFLASVSNKYGIGFWKPGAGIIHQVVLENYAFPGGMMIGTDSHTVNAGGLGMIAVGVGGADAVDVMAGMPWELKFPKIIGIKLTGKMNGWASAKDVILKVAGILTVKGGTGCIVEYFGEGADTISCTGKGTICNMGAEIGATTSIFGYDEKMSAYLKSTDRADVAGLADAIAEHLRGDKEVYDDPEQYFDQVIEINLSELEPHINGPFTPDLAWPLSRFAEAAKENGYPDNLEVGLIGSCTNSSYEDITRAASVAKQAVDKKLKAKAEFTITPGSELVRYTIERDGLLKTFHEMGAVVLANACGPCIGQWSRHMDDPKRKNSIITSFNRNFAKRNDGNANTYAFVASPEIVTAFSIAGSLSFNPVKDTLKNTEGKDVKLDPPTGDELPSKGFAVEDAGYVAPRKDGSGVEVIVKSDSERLQLLEGFKPWEGNDLIGLKLLIKAKGKCTTDHISMAGPWLKYRGHLDNISNNLLIGAVNAFSGETDKVKNLLSSEYGPVPKTAREYKKAGFGSIVVGDENYGEGSSREHAAMEPRHLGVRVVLVRSFARIHETNLKKQGILALTFANKEDYDKIQEEDVIDVLGLKLFSPGVSLTLVLNHKDGSKEEIKVNHTFNKNQIEWFKAGSALNLIKQQQK; via the coding sequence ATGGCTTTTGATATTGAAATGATACAGGCATCTTATGCCAATTTTCCTGAAAGAATAAAAAACGTTAGAAAGCTTTTAAATCGCCCTCTAACGCTCACTGAAAAGATTCTTTATGCTCACTTATGGGAAAACCAGGTTCCGGAGAAGGCATTTGAAAGAGGAGTTTCTTACGTTGAATTTACTCCTGATAGAGTTGCCATGCAGGATGCCACAGCGCAGATGGCACTTCTGCAATTTATGCAGGCCGGAAGAAAAAAAGTTGCTGTACCGAGTACTGTACACTGTGACCATTTAATCCAGGCAAAAGACGGCTCAAAATCAGATCTGGAAGTTGCCGTTAATACAAATAAAGAAGTTTATGATTTTCTCGCTTCCGTTTCGAATAAATACGGGATTGGTTTCTGGAAACCAGGTGCCGGAATCATTCATCAGGTAGTCTTAGAAAACTATGCCTTCCCGGGTGGAATGATGATTGGAACCGACTCTCATACAGTAAATGCGGGTGGACTTGGCATGATTGCTGTGGGTGTTGGTGGAGCAGACGCAGTTGATGTAATGGCAGGAATGCCCTGGGAGCTAAAATTTCCTAAAATCATCGGTATTAAACTGACCGGAAAAATGAATGGTTGGGCTTCTGCAAAAGATGTAATTTTGAAAGTAGCCGGAATTTTAACTGTGAAAGGTGGAACCGGTTGTATTGTTGAATATTTCGGAGAAGGCGCTGACACCATCTCTTGCACAGGAAAAGGAACCATCTGTAATATGGGGGCTGAAATCGGTGCTACTACTTCTATCTTTGGCTACGATGAAAAAATGTCAGCTTATTTAAAATCTACAGACAGAGCTGATGTAGCAGGACTGGCGGATGCAATCGCTGAGCATTTAAGGGGAGACAAAGAAGTTTATGATGACCCCGAACAGTATTTTGACCAGGTCATTGAAATCAACCTTTCTGAGTTAGAACCCCACATTAATGGACCTTTTACACCTGACCTGGCCTGGCCTTTATCTCGTTTTGCTGAAGCGGCTAAAGAAAATGGTTATCCGGACAATCTGGAAGTCGGACTTATCGGTTCCTGTACCAACTCCTCCTATGAGGATATTACCCGTGCTGCTTCTGTTGCGAAACAAGCTGTCGATAAAAAACTTAAAGCTAAAGCTGAGTTTACGATTACACCGGGTTCCGAACTGGTTCGTTATACAATTGAAAGAGATGGGCTTTTAAAAACATTCCATGAAATGGGAGCAGTGGTTCTGGCAAATGCCTGCGGACCCTGCATCGGTCAATGGAGTCGACATATGGATGACCCCAAACGTAAAAACTCAATTATAACTTCTTTCAACCGTAACTTTGCAAAAAGAAACGATGGAAATGCAAATACCTATGCTTTTGTAGCCTCTCCTGAAATTGTAACAGCTTTTTCAATTGCCGGAAGTCTTTCTTTTAATCCTGTGAAAGATACTCTGAAAAACACAGAGGGAAAAGATGTAAAGTTAGATCCACCTACGGGAGATGAACTCCCTTCCAAAGGGTTTGCGGTAGAAGATGCCGGTTATGTGGCTCCCCGGAAAGATGGTTCCGGTGTAGAAGTTATCGTGAAATCGGATTCAGAGCGCTTACAGCTCTTAGAAGGGTTTAAACCCTGGGAAGGAAATGATCTGATAGGCTTGAAACTTCTAATAAAAGCGAAAGGAAAGTGTACTACCGATCATATTTCAATGGCCGGTCCCTGGTTAAAATATAGAGGACATCTTGATAATATTTCCAATAACCTGCTTATTGGTGCCGTAAACGCTTTTAGTGGAGAAACTGATAAGGTGAAAAACCTTTTAAGTTCTGAATATGGCCCGGTTCCTAAAACAGCCAGAGAGTATAAAAAGGCAGGTTTTGGTTCCATCGTAGTGGGTGATGAAAACTATGGTGAAGGTTCTTCCCGTGAACATGCAGCGATGGAGCCAAGGCACTTGGGAGTTCGTGTGGTTCTGGTGAGGTCTTTTGCGAGAATCCATGAAACCAACCTGAAGAAACAGGGAATTCTGGCTCTGACTTTTGCAAATAAAGAGGATTACGACAAGATTCAAGAAGAAGATGTAATTGATGTTCTTGGTCTGAAACTATTCAGTCCGGGAGTTTCCCTGACTCTTGTTTTAAACCATAAAGATGGAAGTAAGGAAGAAATTAAAGTAAACCATACTTTTAATAAGAACCAGATTGAATGGTTTAAAGCCGGTTCTGCTCTAAACCTGATTAAACAACAGCAGAAATAA
- a CDS encoding MerR family transcriptional regulator, with protein sequence MEYLIKDLSRLTGINGHTIRKWNERYKILSPRQAENGYWYYSIEDFLILQNIQEGIKQGQKISELAYLGRKKLLKKNNVQESLKNWKFYRWFSQSKFAYFQKYFELFGNKHGQEALAKECIQPLLVLLGKGWEDGIISVAEEHAFAKWVFSYIYKKAMLHFQDKIRPQYLITVFPGDRHELGALLHYYILLLNGEAVHFIGSTPLEFILEELNKGNYNTISFSLTLPQTMESMQKLETTIISSSSVKTVLFGGYGYKKRKNKFR encoded by the coding sequence ATGGAATATTTAATCAAAGACTTAAGCCGACTTACAGGCATAAACGGACACACGATTCGAAAATGGAATGAAAGGTATAAAATCCTTTCTCCCCGTCAGGCTGAAAATGGTTATTGGTACTATTCAATTGAAGATTTTTTGATTTTACAAAATATACAGGAAGGAATTAAGCAGGGTCAAAAAATTTCAGAACTTGCTTATCTCGGAAGAAAAAAATTACTCAAGAAAAATAACGTACAGGAAAGTTTAAAAAATTGGAAGTTTTACAGATGGTTTAGCCAATCGAAATTTGCTTACTTTCAGAAGTATTTCGAACTCTTTGGAAACAAGCATGGGCAAGAAGCATTAGCAAAAGAATGTATTCAACCTCTACTTGTTTTGTTAGGAAAGGGTTGGGAGGATGGGATTATCAGTGTGGCAGAAGAGCATGCTTTTGCAAAATGGGTTTTTTCCTACATATATAAAAAAGCTATGCTTCATTTTCAAGATAAAATAAGACCGCAATATCTCATCACAGTGTTCCCTGGTGATAGGCATGAGCTTGGAGCTTTATTACATTATTACATTCTTCTTTTAAATGGAGAAGCTGTTCACTTCATTGGCTCAACACCTCTTGAATTCATATTAGAAGAACTAAATAAAGGTAATTATAATACTATTAGTTTTTCTCTGACCCTTCCTCAGACAATGGAAAGTATGCAAAAATTAGAGACTACAATAATATCCTCAAGTTCCGTTAAAACGGTTTTATTTGGTGGATATGGTTACAAAAAAAGGAAAAATAAATTCAGATGA
- a CDS encoding FAD-dependent oxidoreductase, translating into MKERLAIVGTGIAGLASAHFLQKEYDISCFEKEDYIGGHSNTVDIEEDGINIPVDTGFIVYNEVTYPGLTALFRDLGVETKNSSMSFSVQHLQSNIEFCGSGLNGLFAQRKNLLNPRFWRLLFNINQFNKKAPSFLQEESSYNISIKEYIQREDYHPDLLEYYLIPMSSAVWSTPKELIYEFPAFTLIRFFYNHGFLGLNTQHQWKTVTGGSREYVKKLIHPFKEKIFCNKAVQEVVKTEHNVTLLFADGKQETFDKVILACHANTALKLLKNPSLLQREILSNFAYEKNIATLHTDESLMPKTRLTWSSWNYRVGEKGKAGKWDSSIVYWMNSLQGVSKKKNYFVSINDPGNIPDSKIIRQIEYYHPLFNGKALNAQATLPNLNQEDQIYFCGSYFRYGFHEDALQSAIQLSKTLLGRGAWT; encoded by the coding sequence ATGAAAGAAAGATTAGCAATCGTCGGAACCGGAATAGCCGGACTCGCCTCTGCTCATTTCCTGCAAAAGGAATATGATATAAGTTGTTTTGAAAAAGAGGATTATATAGGAGGACACAGCAATACAGTTGATATCGAAGAAGACGGAATAAATATACCTGTGGATACAGGATTTATAGTCTATAATGAAGTTACCTATCCGGGTCTTACTGCCCTTTTTAGAGATTTAGGCGTAGAAACCAAGAATTCGAGTATGTCTTTCAGTGTTCAACATCTTCAATCTAATATAGAATTCTGTGGATCCGGCTTAAATGGATTATTTGCACAGAGGAAAAATCTCTTAAATCCACGCTTTTGGAGATTACTATTTAATATTAATCAATTCAATAAAAAAGCTCCTTCATTTCTACAAGAAGAATCTTCTTATAATATTAGTATTAAGGAATATATTCAAAGAGAGGACTATCATCCTGATTTATTAGAATATTACTTAATACCTATGAGTTCGGCTGTTTGGTCAACCCCGAAAGAACTAATTTATGAATTTCCTGCATTTACACTTATCCGCTTTTTTTACAATCACGGTTTTTTAGGTTTAAATACCCAGCACCAGTGGAAAACGGTTACGGGTGGTTCAAGGGAATACGTTAAGAAACTCATTCATCCCTTTAAAGAAAAAATATTTTGTAATAAAGCAGTTCAGGAAGTTGTCAAAACAGAGCACAATGTAACCCTTCTATTTGCAGATGGAAAACAAGAAACATTTGATAAAGTAATTCTTGCCTGTCATGCTAATACAGCTTTAAAATTATTAAAAAATCCAAGTCTTCTTCAAAGAGAAATTCTTTCAAACTTTGCTTACGAAAAAAATATAGCTACTCTTCATACAGATGAATCATTAATGCCAAAAACAAGATTAACCTGGTCTTCCTGGAATTATCGAGTAGGAGAAAAAGGAAAAGCAGGAAAATGGGACTCAAGTATTGTTTACTGGATGAATAGCCTTCAGGGTGTTTCTAAAAAGAAAAATTATTTTGTTTCCATAAACGATCCGGGAAATATTCCTGATTCTAAAATAATTCGCCAAATAGAGTATTATCATCCACTCTTTAATGGGAAAGCACTAAACGCACAGGCAACATTACCTAACTTGAATCAGGAAGACCAAATTTATTTTTGTGGAAGTTATTTTCGTTATGGATTTCACGAAGATGCTCTTCAATCTGCAATTCAACTCTCTAAAACTTTACTGGGGAGAGGTGCATGGACTTAA